Proteins co-encoded in one Daphnia carinata strain CSIRO-1 chromosome 3, CSIRO_AGI_Dcar_HiC_V3, whole genome shotgun sequence genomic window:
- the LOC130693816 gene encoding ubiquitin-associated domain-containing protein 2-like: MATYISQYSTTGFYRAPVSKGLMGALFVTCTAIHVPLLSHLRVYLMCQLPNTFTSGEVWRLFTVQAAFLDTKDLICAALLIYYFRVFERRLGSKKFASHLFATSLISLALQVPLILLIRSTGWSSYHSGHLPPGPYGLIFPLFVPYLCDIPRMTRTHILGIPITGKTLTYLVGLQVCSTSFPTAVAAFCSIAAGLLYRWNVLKIQDWLVIPDWFARLTNLTLGRLLSSSPPTDGPMGATLEIQRQEQMERLEHQMLLQRSRDGPPRQNTGQGYAERLVGPEMQWGEQGANEHPRRRRANDFPNLFNPNEARPNNRIPPSEENVTFLTSMGFSRDRVMRALQTTGNNVEAAANLLVNDV, from the exons ATGGCCACTTACATTTCCCAGTATTCCACAACTGGATTCT accGAGCTCCGGTATCAAAAGGACTGATGGGAGCATTGTTCGTCACCTGCACGGCCATCCATGTCCCACTTCTGTCTCATCTGCGAGTATACCTCATGTGTCAACTGCCAAACACTTTCACGTCTGGCGAG GTGTGGAGGTTGTTTACAGTACAAGCAGCCTTTCTTGACACAAAAGACCTAATTTGTGCTGCATTACTCATATATTACTTCAG AGTGTTTGAAAGACGACTAGGTTCCAAGAAATTTGCATCCCACCTATTTGCTACTAGTCTGATTTCACTCGCTCTGCAAGTACCACTTATTTTGCTCATCAGATCCACAGGATGGAGCTCATATCACAGTGGCCATCTTCCTCCTGGCCC GTATGGATTGATCTTTCCGCTATTCGTTCCATACCTGTGTGATATTCCGAGAATGACTCGTACGCATATCCTCGGGATACCTATTACAGGAAAAACACTGACATATTTAGTAGGTCTACAAGTGTGCAGTACCTCTTTCCCGACGGCTGTTGCAGCATTCTGTAGTATT GCTGCTGGACTGCTGTATAGGTggaatgttttgaaaatccaAGACTGGCTAGTAATACCAGATTGGTTTGCCCGATTGACAAATCTGACCCTTGGACGGCTATTATCCTCTTCGCCACCTACAGACGGTCCAATGGGGGCCACATTGGAAATTCAACGCCAGGAACAGATGGAAAGGCTTGAGCATCAAATGCTACTCCAACGATCCCGGGACGGACCACCTCGGCAG AACACTGGGCAGGGGTATGCCGAACGTCTTGTCGGTCCCGAAATGCAATGGGGTGAGCAAGGTGCCAACGAACACCCACGGCGACGGCGAGCCAACGATTTTCCAAATCTTTTCAATCCGAACG aagcTCGACCAAATAATCGGATACCACCATCCGAGGAGAACGTGACCTTTTTGACGAGTATGGGCTTTAGCCGTGACCGTGTCATGCGGGCCCTGCAAACGACAGGAAATAATGTCGAAGCGGCCGCAAACTTGCTCGTGAATGATGTATAA
- the LOC130693709 gene encoding GTPase-activating protein skywalker-like isoform X2, which translates to MTGEVVSYSGPGPGDSNSHNVEPPIENDAEIGKQNSSPPSSPRRCPFQQYVDVDKLGRISGTSVLDSPGISSLGRRSNGRASFMGVRRRSHLHNKTAEEVERIVQAGKIRELKNCIRSHQWLPFDCVRSRLWQIICSVHVKDKATMDSLYWDTVKQIYGTHDLVTKTGPLPTFVEPSFQMSYYLNETGIQVARRVVNIISYSCPDITYAPSLYPITCLLLHYMSEEDCYACVSHMVASKKTKFITQTKLHFETIWRTSMILCRRHAKSAVSYIAKQAGENSIVESIHQQWLNCIFKELPFQHLVRVMDCFLFEGRKVMYRVWMAILLLFHRHLASLPSNNRPALNKDSIVESALLGFCRNLPCSPEKLLRTAYGVRNFSSSEMDRLFVKTEMYLKSKAAASASGPNNKNVMVPRSRSSDVLPTSQSQVNIQMMSHTLTIRELLTVWSWLPVRITMYQPELLYTTEEHGCSMTTFFNRVEQHEPTILIVKTTTEDVFGAYCSSRWAERNSKDCHGGRQGYFGTGETFVFTLVPNEIKYPWVGISASSEGPSCVRHAAELFMASDGHMVTVGGGKAQAIWIDENIRYGKTDGCLTFNNPPLASTTDFEIRVLEVYGFQNV; encoded by the exons ATGACGGGTGAAGTGGTAAGCTACTCGGGACCAGGACCGGGAGACTCCAACTCTCATAATGTAGAACCAccaattgaaaatgatgcTGAGATAGGAAAGCAAAATTCCAGCCCGCCATCATCTCCTCGGCGCTGTCCGTTCCAGCAATATGTTGATGTTGATAAATTGGGACGTATCAGCGGTACGTCCGTTCTCGATTCACCCGGCATAAGTTCCCTCGGACGGAGATCCAATGGCAGAGCATCATTTATGGGAGTGAGAAGGCGTTCACATTTGCATAACAAAACGGCCGAAGAGGTCGAACGCATCGTTCAGGCCGGCAAGATTCGCGAGCTAAAGAACTGCATCCGTTCACACCAGTGGTTACCGTTCGATTGCGTCCGTTCTCGACTGTGGCAG ATCATTTGCAGCGTGCACGTGAAAGATAAGGCCACGATGGACTCATTGTACTGGGATACAGTCAAACAAATTTACGGCACTCACG ATCTGGTCACAAAGACTGGCCCGCTACCGACTTTTGTCGAGCCTTCGTTCCAGATGTCTTACTATCTGAACGAAACGGGCATTCAAGTGGCCCGCCGTGTCGTCAACATCATATCATACTCGTGCCCCGATATCACGTACGCTCCCAGTTTATACCCCATCACTTGTCTCCTGCTCCATTACATGAGCG aGGAGGACTGCTACGCCTGCGTTTCGCACATGGTGGCGTCTAAGAAAACTAAATTCATTACGCAAACAAAGTTGCACTTTGAAACCATCTGGAGAACGTCAATGATCTTGTGCCGGCGACACGCT aaaTCCGCCGTTTCATACATTGCTAAACAAGCCGGAGAGAATAGCATTGTAGAGTCTATCCATCAGCAATGGCTGAATTGCATCTTTAAAGAACTACCATTCCAACATTTG GTGCGCGTGATGGATTGTTTCTTATTCGAGGGCCGTAAAGTCATGTACCGTGTCTGGATGGCCATTCTCCTACTTTTCCATAGGCATTTGGCATCTCTTCCGTCCAACAACC GACCTGCGTTGAACAAAGACTCTATCGTGGAGTCGGCACTGTTGGGCTTCTGTCGCAATTTGCCTTGTAGCCCGGAGAAGTTACTAAGGACAGCTTATGGAGTGCGGAATTTCAGCTCATCCGAAATGGATCGGTTATTCGTCAAGACGGAAATGTATCTCAAATCGAAGGCCGCTGCGTCCGCATCGGGGCCCAACAACAAGAACGTCATGGTGCCGCGTTCTCGTTCCAGCGACGTCCTACCTACCAGCCAGTCTCAAGTGAACATCCAGATGATGTCTCACACGCTGACAATTCGAGAG CTGCTGACGGTTTGGTCTTGGCTTCCGGTGAGGATCACCATGTATCAACCAGAGCTGTTGTACACAACCGAGGAGCACGGCTGCAGCATGACGACGTTCTTTAACAGAGTAGAACAACACGAACCCACAATCCTCATCGTGAAAACTACAACggaagat GTGTTCGGAGCTTATTGCTCAAGCCGATGGGCAGAACGCAATTCGAAAGATTGCCATGGCGGTCGACAGGGTTATTTTGGAACGGGCGAGACGTTTGTTTTCACGCTCGTACCTAACGAAATCAAATACCCCTGGGTTGGAATCAGCGCTAGCTCTGAAGGCCCGTCCTGCGTACGACACGCCGCCGAACTCTTCATGGCATCCGACGGGCACATGGTCACTGTTGGTGGAGG AAAAGCCCAGGCAATTTGGATCGATGAAAACATCCGTTATGGCAAGACTGACGGTTGTTTGACGTTCAATAATCCACCACTAGCCTCTACGACCGATTTTGAGATTAGAGTTCTCGAAGTCTACGGCTTCCAGAATGTGTAG
- the LOC130693709 gene encoding GTPase-activating protein skywalker-like isoform X1, giving the protein MTGEVVSYSGPGPGDSNSHNVEPPIENDAEIGKQNSSPPSSPRRCPFQQYVDVDKLGRISGTSVLDSPGISSLGRRSNGRASFMGVRRRSHLHNKTAEEVERIVQAGKIRELKNCIRSHQWLPFDCVRSRLWQIICSVHVKDKATMDSLYWDTVKQIYGTHDLVTKTGPLPTFVEPSFQMSYYLNETGIQVARRVVNIISYSCPDITYAPSLYPITCLLLHYMSEEDCYACVSHMVASKKTKFITQTKLHFETIWRTSMILCRRHAKSAVSYIAKQAGENSIVESIHQQWLNCIFKELPFQHLVRVMDCFLFEGRKVMYRVWMAILLLFHRHLASLPSNNRPALNKDSIVESALLGFCRNLPCSPEKLLRTAYGVRNFSSSEMDRLFVKTEMYLKSKAAASASGPNNKNVMVPRSRSSDVLPTSQSQVNIQMMSHTLTIREGSRSPGLRSRSLGLFPIQGVRSHAADYDRLLTVWSWLPVRITMYQPELLYTTEEHGCSMTTFFNRVEQHEPTILIVKTTTEDVFGAYCSSRWAERNSKDCHGGRQGYFGTGETFVFTLVPNEIKYPWVGISASSEGPSCVRHAAELFMASDGHMVTVGGGKAQAIWIDENIRYGKTDGCLTFNNPPLASTTDFEIRVLEVYGFQNV; this is encoded by the exons ATGACGGGTGAAGTGGTAAGCTACTCGGGACCAGGACCGGGAGACTCCAACTCTCATAATGTAGAACCAccaattgaaaatgatgcTGAGATAGGAAAGCAAAATTCCAGCCCGCCATCATCTCCTCGGCGCTGTCCGTTCCAGCAATATGTTGATGTTGATAAATTGGGACGTATCAGCGGTACGTCCGTTCTCGATTCACCCGGCATAAGTTCCCTCGGACGGAGATCCAATGGCAGAGCATCATTTATGGGAGTGAGAAGGCGTTCACATTTGCATAACAAAACGGCCGAAGAGGTCGAACGCATCGTTCAGGCCGGCAAGATTCGCGAGCTAAAGAACTGCATCCGTTCACACCAGTGGTTACCGTTCGATTGCGTCCGTTCTCGACTGTGGCAG ATCATTTGCAGCGTGCACGTGAAAGATAAGGCCACGATGGACTCATTGTACTGGGATACAGTCAAACAAATTTACGGCACTCACG ATCTGGTCACAAAGACTGGCCCGCTACCGACTTTTGTCGAGCCTTCGTTCCAGATGTCTTACTATCTGAACGAAACGGGCATTCAAGTGGCCCGCCGTGTCGTCAACATCATATCATACTCGTGCCCCGATATCACGTACGCTCCCAGTTTATACCCCATCACTTGTCTCCTGCTCCATTACATGAGCG aGGAGGACTGCTACGCCTGCGTTTCGCACATGGTGGCGTCTAAGAAAACTAAATTCATTACGCAAACAAAGTTGCACTTTGAAACCATCTGGAGAACGTCAATGATCTTGTGCCGGCGACACGCT aaaTCCGCCGTTTCATACATTGCTAAACAAGCCGGAGAGAATAGCATTGTAGAGTCTATCCATCAGCAATGGCTGAATTGCATCTTTAAAGAACTACCATTCCAACATTTG GTGCGCGTGATGGATTGTTTCTTATTCGAGGGCCGTAAAGTCATGTACCGTGTCTGGATGGCCATTCTCCTACTTTTCCATAGGCATTTGGCATCTCTTCCGTCCAACAACC GACCTGCGTTGAACAAAGACTCTATCGTGGAGTCGGCACTGTTGGGCTTCTGTCGCAATTTGCCTTGTAGCCCGGAGAAGTTACTAAGGACAGCTTATGGAGTGCGGAATTTCAGCTCATCCGAAATGGATCGGTTATTCGTCAAGACGGAAATGTATCTCAAATCGAAGGCCGCTGCGTCCGCATCGGGGCCCAACAACAAGAACGTCATGGTGCCGCGTTCTCGTTCCAGCGACGTCCTACCTACCAGCCAGTCTCAAGTGAACATCCAGATGATGTCTCACACGCTGACAATTCGAGAG GGTTCCAGATCACCGGGTCTTAGGTCTCGCTCCTTGGGATTGTTCCCGATTCAGGGCGTACGTTCTCATGCCGCCGACTACGATCGC CTGCTGACGGTTTGGTCTTGGCTTCCGGTGAGGATCACCATGTATCAACCAGAGCTGTTGTACACAACCGAGGAGCACGGCTGCAGCATGACGACGTTCTTTAACAGAGTAGAACAACACGAACCCACAATCCTCATCGTGAAAACTACAACggaagat GTGTTCGGAGCTTATTGCTCAAGCCGATGGGCAGAACGCAATTCGAAAGATTGCCATGGCGGTCGACAGGGTTATTTTGGAACGGGCGAGACGTTTGTTTTCACGCTCGTACCTAACGAAATCAAATACCCCTGGGTTGGAATCAGCGCTAGCTCTGAAGGCCCGTCCTGCGTACGACACGCCGCCGAACTCTTCATGGCATCCGACGGGCACATGGTCACTGTTGGTGGAGG AAAAGCCCAGGCAATTTGGATCGATGAAAACATCCGTTATGGCAAGACTGACGGTTGTTTGACGTTCAATAATCCACCACTAGCCTCTACGACCGATTTTGAGATTAGAGTTCTCGAAGTCTACGGCTTCCAGAATGTGTAG